The following proteins are co-located in the Vidua macroura isolate BioBank_ID:100142 chromosome 29, ASM2450914v1, whole genome shotgun sequence genome:
- the LOC128820570 gene encoding protein S100-A9-like: MKTDLELALECAVNVYHQYAVQRPMDDYLSKNEFSRLLKETAEPFLRNTVPPNTSTDSYIQQLFTKADANHDGRLKFTEFLTTLSLVAIDAHNRSHEGPGDGHGHGHDHGHGHDHGHGHDHGHGHDHGHRR; the protein is encoded by the exons atgaAAACCGACCTGGAGCTGGCGCTGGAATGCGCCGTCAACGTCTACCACCAGTACGCGGTGCAGCGCCCCATGGACGATTACCTGAGCAAGAACGAGTTTTCCAGGCTGCTCAAGGAGACGGCCGAGCCCTTCCTGCGGAACACGGTGCCG CCCAACACAAGCACGGACAGCTACATCCAGCAGCTCTTCACCAAAGCCGATGCCAACCATGATGGCCGCCTCAAGTTCACCGAGTTTCTGACCACGTTGAGCCTTGTGGCCATCGATGCCCACAACAGGTCCCACGAGGGCCCTGGTGATGGCCATGGCCACGGCCATGACCACGGGCATGGGCACGACCATGGGCATGGGCATGACCACGGGCATGGGCACGACCATGGCCACCGCCGCTGA
- the LOC128820500 gene encoding protein S100-A7A-like: MSTSTHSHAGSQQFPGNCTLEKALKTMVDVFHQYSIRQGQIDLLSLGEFRTLLTENAPSFLATCNRNQAGYLDKLFQETDLNKDKELSFEEFTIVLSKLADDAHRISHGSDRCGPDKD; encoded by the exons ATGTccaccagcacccacagccacGCTGGGAGCCAGCAGTTCCCGGGGAACTGCACCTTGGAGAAGGCCCTGAAGACCATGGTGGACGTGTTCCACCAGTACAGCATTCGCCAGGGCCAGATCGACCTCCTGAGCCTCGGCGAGTTCAGGACGCTGCTGACGGAGAATGCGCCGTCCTTCCTGGCGACCTGT AACAGGAACCAGGCTGGCTACTTGGACAAGCTCTTCCAGGAGACCGACCTGAACAAGGACAAGGAGCTGAGCTTTGAGGAGTTCACCATCGTGCTCAGCAAGCTGGCCGACGACGCCCATCGCATCAGCCACGGCTCCGACCGCTGCGGGCCGGACAAGGACTGA
- the LOC128820488 gene encoding protein MRP-126-like has protein sequence MSKAQQSQEPLSELEKAMDVIIDVFHQYSRREGDRDTLTKKELKLLIEKQLANYLKHVKNKATIDQIMKDLDVNKDAQISFGEMMLLVTRVTCATHEHLHEVEDHQHHHQHQHHH, from the exons ATGAGCAAG gcccagcagagccaggagccgCTGTCGGAGCTGGAGAAGGCCATGGACGTCATCATCGATGTCTTCCACCAGTACTCGCGGCGGGAGGGCGACAGGGACACCCTGACCAAGAAGGAGCTCAAGCTGCTGATTGAGAAGCAGCTGGCCAATTACCTGAAG CACGTGAAGAACAAGGCCACCATCGACCAGATCATGAAGGACCTGGACGTCAACAAGGACGCCCAGATCAGCTTTGGGGAGATGATGCTGCTGGTCACCCGTGTCACCTGCGCCACCCACGAGCACCTGCACGAGGTGGAGgaccaccagcaccaccaccagcaccagcaccaccactgA